Genomic DNA from Chthoniobacterales bacterium:
GATGCGGCGCTGTCCAAGCACCCGGAGACGGGCGAATCGATCCGCCGCGTGATCACGGGCGGTCTCGGGGTCATGACCTCGGCAAAAGGTGCTCCTGCGCCGCGGCCCGCTTCCGGCGGACATTGTTGCGGCGGGGGTTGCGGCTGCCACTAGCCTCGACGCCCGGGGCCGGGCACGCTATACGAGCGCGCATGACTATTCTTCGCGCCATCTGTTGCTTGATGATTTTTTCCGTGGCGGTGATCGCGGAAGAAGCGCCGGTGATCACAGTGCGCAAGGGCGATCGCGTTTCGCTGACGCTCTCGCCGATCGGCGGACCCGCGGGGGCTGCCGTGACAAAGGTTTTGCAGAACGACCTCGACCTTGCCGGTTGGTTCGACCTTGTCGATGCGGCAAGGGCCTCTTACACGGTCTCCGGAACGGCGGGCGGCGGCTCCTTGCAAGGCAGGGTCACGGACAGCGGAGGAGCCGTTGTTTTGTCGAAATCTTACACCGGTGGCGACCGCGATGCCGCCCACCAGTTCGCCGACGACATTGTCGAGACGTTGACGGGAAACCAAGGCATCGCGACGACGAAAATCGCTTTTGTCGGCACGGCAAGCGGGGCCAAGGAAATTTATATCGCCGATTACGACGGCAACAACGCGCGCCGCCTGACCAGCGACCGCAGCATCAGCGTGGCGCCATCGCTCGGGCCCGGTGCCCGCAACCTCGCCTACACCGGCTACCACGAGGGTTATCCGGATGTTTATGTCATCGATGTGGCCACGGGTTCCCGTCAGCGCGTGGTGAAGGCTCCGGGCACCAACTCTGGCGCGGCCATATCGCCCGATGGTGGGTCGATGGCTCTCACGATGAGCAAGGACGGCAATCCTGAAATCTACGTGACCGGGTTGCGCGGCGGCTTGGCCAAGAGGTTGACGCGCACGCGGGGCGTGGAATCCTCGCCGACTTGGTCGCCGGACGGCCGCGAACTGATTTATTCGTCGGACAGCGGTGGAAGCCCCCAGCTCTATCGCATCGGTGCGGGAGGTGGTGGTGCCAGCCAGATCCCGACCGGCTACGGCTACTGCACTGACCCGAGTTGGTCGGCGGATGGTAAAAAGGTCGCCTTCACGGTTCGCTCGGGCGGGTTCTCGGTGGGGGTGATGGATCTTGCGGGCGGCGGGGCGCGTGTCGTTGCCTCGGGGCAGAATCCCGTGTGGGGTCGGGACTCGCGGCACGTCATTTTCAGCAGCGGTTCGAGCCTCATTCTCCTTGACGTTCCGACCGGGCGGGCCACAACTATCGTTAGCGGTTTGGGCAAAGTGAGTGAGCCGACTTGGTCGCGCTGATCCGGCCGCGCCACACAACATGAAAACTCTCCGCTTCGGGAATTTTGTTTGTCTAACGCTTCTTGTTGCCGGGCTGGCCTCCTGCAAAACCCGTGATCAGTTCGGGGGCGCCGATGGCGACTACATCAACGGTGTGCCGTTGCCCGAGCGCCGGGACGGCGCATCGTATTTGGGCGGCAATGTTTCCAAGGGGCAATACCCGCCCGTGCAATTCGGTTTCGACAGCGTCGAGATCGGCGCCTCCGAAGCCGGCAAAGTGGAGACTGTCGCCCAAGCCATGAAAAATTCGCGCAGCGACATCATCATCGCCGGCTTCACCGACGAGCGCGGCACCGAGGAATACAACCGCGGCCTCGGCGAGCGGCGTGCGCAGGCCGTGCGCGAGAAGCTCATCGGCCTCGGCATCAGCGGCGCACGCATCCAGACCGTGAGCTTCGGCGAGGAAATGCCGGTCGACT
This window encodes:
- a CDS encoding OmpA family protein, giving the protein MKTLRFGNFVCLTLLVAGLASCKTRDQFGGADGDYINGVPLPERRDGASYLGGNVSKGQYPPVQFGFDSVEIGASEAGKVETVAQAMKNSRSDIIIAGFTDERGTEEYNRGLGERRAQAVREKLIGLGISGARIQTVSFGEEMPVDSGGGEAAWAANRRAEFGLIR
- a CDS encoding biopolymer transporter Tol, with the protein product MTILRAICCLMIFSVAVIAEEAPVITVRKGDRVSLTLSPIGGPAGAAVTKVLQNDLDLAGWFDLVDAARASYTVSGTAGGGSLQGRVTDSGGAVVLSKSYTGGDRDAAHQFADDIVETLTGNQGIATTKIAFVGTASGAKEIYIADYDGNNARRLTSDRSISVAPSLGPGARNLAYTGYHEGYPDVYVIDVATGSRQRVVKAPGTNSGAAISPDGGSMALTMSKDGNPEIYVTGLRGGLAKRLTRTRGVESSPTWSPDGRELIYSSDSGGSPQLYRIGAGGGGASQIPTGYGYCTDPSWSADGKKVAFTVRSGGFSVGVMDLAGGGARVVASGQNPVWGRDSRHVIFSSGSSLILLDVPTGRATTIVSGLGKVSEPTWSR
- a CDS encoding zinc ribbon domain-containing protein, giving the protein MAIYVYETIPAGEGQPVRTYEIRQSMKDAALSKHPETGESIRRVITGGLGVMTSAKGAPAPRPASGGHCCGGGCGCH